One Rattus rattus isolate New Zealand chromosome 12, Rrattus_CSIRO_v1, whole genome shotgun sequence genomic window carries:
- the Rp1l1 gene encoding retinitis pigmentosa 1-like 1 protein, which yields MNSTPGDTRDAPAPSHAAPSHPAPSHPAPSHRQCLLPSVAHTPSVTEVTPAKKITFLKRGDPQFAGVRLAVHQRTFKTFSALMDELSQRMPLSFGVRSVTTPRGLHGLSALEQLQDGACYLCSDRKPPKTPRESGRLQRKSPPAGRSQVSQGGHKAPETSYSWKNPMAPRRLTLVKNGDPGCQQTVVLSHKNTRNLAAFLRKASELLRFPVKQVYTIHGKKVDSLQTLLNGPSLLVCAGNEAFRRLETENDRGNRTRMVSGVTARSERGCWGPNAKQSVIHSRGRSGGKLRQFSLMSERSGLSDHPASGHQAWAGPALDRCPQDTPAPPGSLVAADDVEKKVCMNEDGSLSVEMKVRFQLLGEDTLRWSQRVGHASVFTAATGEDRDPREADRLCCRQEGYPWGVLEPGAQGLGPHDGGCQGAFDVGQQSRPSYDIWRNPLTAPEGTGPTPRRRWGLAKLSRCWRQGTNDRKGHDKANASPVSTPRHPGSVQPGSCCPWTPEVETGSDTLHPVSSASSRSETELESGEDPCLEDTGPCGLRLQTQSIDKALSDTSASAESREESCEGGGQLHRGSSQARVMASQGQATGGDNPCIPTQRHLSLNHTGLQTKKDRQSASCQEVGGDPVLRLPLVPRHSGSQDTQRDALPAPARAPAQRRQRKQKRPAGIVCLPSVSIPYQVAQKGHARQCHCCRDTQSSGDTALQMTMPLERERACPGSPAPQFPSNSLRAGNQASECLRPPFSSSLDFQEPQATSKATSKATSKATSIAVSDSDCMSSFYHPSTRSAEPAEDSKCQARSSTPTLVHRGEVGYLWDKAGSTPEPFSSSVVLDRWPEAEDPRTYQDFGCLQVAPTSTLPVPNSQTQASISEACLGDNCFCPTPPQDQICSRREPASSNSTHSDHGRADGYTGPRRTLQGMPLGIRGSLEEQEGDGGVTPSALPYSSPDAVVREWLGNIPEKPALMTYEVADETIEVPSEGPEGPKEDLGDGCSLKVFGELTQARQQMLEGVTDEHPEPAGVPAGPGSVCCKLGGDMHSDATSVERLKAPAEAGTGEGTTVGRGVSLCALPTRVSASTQIMKALLGSKPGRPSSLPEVSSTVAQRLSCSAGALIACLAKLHFFDEDLGPLDGKRRLEESPKYQEMLNISQTLWPGSELGQGQLDFSLRRLTSHQALLGTEDFTPTSSSGVDVSSGSGGSGEGSVPCVMDNTLASEKIDLPLKIPSQRPDSRNQGYREIVSPSTVSSGSQMRACTTSGEEAGKGGRKQTWGSAPEQSVENMVPEGDAQLEETEGRARGSLQENSVLGEGLPEEGTRVCSQGVLAANSPDGAGSPEDTRVPTDEVGTDGGLWPLDGREEPTESPCHFEESNSRVSERQSAHMPEPGLDVRGGKQACIKASSETRETNTSIAHRGTLDPDPIWVSKLLKKIEKAFMAHLTDATAELRARWNLHDNNLLDQMVTELEQDVGQRLQASTVREVRKIQSRAGRVFPEAPREALRGQSSLQTEQRRRRLQGLRNLSAFPGQGPLSFTLEDGATLSTVLGTRSGAGPVEDEFCPCEICLKKKRTPRFPKDSTTVSGAPVRKAFDLQQILQSKKDGSSNREAMEVSPQKTGMMLSQEDPRTVQGADVKQELRLAQGLGVAEGEEGEGKQRMRAEGDTEFSKAEGDGCHAPKEDAATEEDGKICIGTAQDGQQLEGTEIGKEETLHQSLRDGDTSEAPARQGGHSVESQEASREGQPEVEGRNPDEKEESSWVSSEESQGRVGSENNSLDREGRLQDHHQRPGPHSHHAARSSRAMSLDNCSQVSQKGSDGDFPSGDLKYNKAKNSGVLPAERKVPMMYPESSSSEQEAPSSPRPPKQEKGEDGRSACTQVGGRVDGFGQEDLDF from the exons ATGAACAGCACCCCAGGAGACACGAGGGATGCTCCTGCCCCAAGCCACGCTGCACCAAGCCACCCTGCACCAAGCCACCCTGCACCAAGCCACCGGCAGTGTCTCCTGCCCTCTGTGGCTCACACTCCCTCTGTTACTGAGGTGACACCAGCCAAGAAGATAACCTTCCTCAAGCGAGGAGACCCCCAGTTTGCTGGGGTTCGCCTGGCTGTTCACCAGCGCACTTTCAAGACCTTCAGCGCCCTAATGGATGAGCTGTCTCAGCGCATGCCTCTTTCCTTTGGGGTGCGTTCTGTCACCACACCCCGGGGCTTGCATGGCCTCAGTGCCCTGGAGCAGTTGCAAGATGGGGCTTGCTACCTCTGCTCTGATAGAAAGCCCCCTAAAACTCCCAGAGAGTCAGGCCGGCTTCAAAGAAAAAGCCCCCCTGCTGGGCGGTCACAGGTTTCCCAAGGTGGGCACAAAGCTCCAGAAACATCCTATTCCTGGAAAAATCCTATGGCCCCAAGAAGGCTGACCCTGGTAAAGAACGGAGATCCTGGATGCCagcagacagtggttctcagtcaCAAGAATACCAGGAACCTGGCAGCCTTCCTCCGCAAAGCCTCTGAGCTTCTGCGCTTTCCCGTCAAGCAGGTGTACACGATCCATGGGAAGAAG GTGGACTCTCTGCAGACACTCCTGAACGGCCCCTCCCTGCTGGTATGTGCTGGGAACGAGGCCTTCAGACGTCTGGAGACGGAAAATGACAGAGGGAACAGGACCAGAATGGTATCTGGTGTGACCGCAAGGAGTGAACGTG GCTGCTGGGGACCAAACGCCAAGCAGAGTGTCATACACTCAAGGGGCAGGTCTGGCGGCAAGCTGCGGCAGTTTTCCTTGATGTCAGAGAGGTCTGGTCTCAGTGACCATCCAGCATCCGGTCATCAAGCCTGGGCAGGTCCTGCTTTGGACAGGTGCCCTCAGGACACACCTGCCCCACCTGGTTCCTTGGTGGCTGCTGATGATGTGGAGAAGAAGGTCTGCATGAATGAAGACGGCAGTCTGTCTGTGGAGATGAAAGTCCGCTTCCAGTTACTGGGCGAGGACACCCTGAGGTGGTCCCAGAGGGTGGGGCATGCCAGTGTCTTCACAGCAGCCACTGGAGAGGATCGGGACCCGAGAGAGGCTGACAGGCTCTGTTGCAGACAGGAGGGCTACCCTTGGGGCGTCTTAGAGCCTGGGGCACAGGGACTGGGTCCCCATGATGGAGGATGCCAGGGAGCCTTTGATGTGGGCCAGCAGTCACGGCCCAGCTATGACATATGGAGGAATCCCCTGACGGCCCCTGAGGGCACGGGGCCAACTCCTCGTAGGAGATGGGGTCTGGCTAAGCTCTCTAGATGCTGGAGACAGGGAACCAATGATAGGAAAGGACATGACAAGGCTAATGCCAGCCCAGTCTCAACTCCCAGGCACCCTGGAAGTGTCCAGCCAGGCTCCTGTTGTCCTTGGACTCCTGAAGTTGAAACAGGCAGTGACACCTTGCATCCagtctcctcagcttcttcccgaAGTGAGACTGAGCTGGAATCTGGTGAGGACCCCTGCCTAGAGGACACCGGACCCTGTGGCTTGAGACTTCAGACCCAAAGTATAGACAAGGCCCTTTCTGATACATCAGCCAGTGCCGAGTCTCGTGAGGAGTCTTGTGAGGGTGGTGGTCAGCTCCACAGAGGCTCAAGCCAGGCAAGGGTCATGGCTTCCCAGGGGCAAGCCACTGGAGGTGATAACCCCTGTATTCCCACCCAGAGGCACTTATCTTTGAACCACACGGGTCTTCAGAcaaagaaggacagacagagcgCCAGCTGCCAGGAGGTCGGGGGTGATCCTGTACTGAGACTGCCCCTGGTTCCACGCCATTCTggctctcaggacacacagagagatgctcTCCCAGCTCCTGCCCGTGCCCCAGCCCAgcggaggcagagaaagcagaagaggCCAGCTGGTATTGTGTGCTTGCCTAGTGTCTCTATCCCTTACCAAGTGGCCCAGAAAGGCCATGCCAGGCAGTGTCACTGTTGCAGGGACACTCAGTCCTCAGGGGACACAGCCTTGCAAATGACAATGCCTCTGGAAAGAGAACGAGCCTGCCCAGGAAGCCCGGCACCACAATTTCCTTCAAACTCACTCAGGGCTGGGAATCAGGCCTCCGAGTGTCTGAGACCCCCATTCTCCAGCTCTCTTGATTTTCAGGAACCACAAGCCACCAGCAAAGCCACCAGCAAAGCCACCAGCAAAGCCACCAGCATCGCCGTGAGTGACTCAGACTGTATGTCCAGCTtttatcatcccagcactcgcTCTGCAGAGCCAGCAGAGGACAGCAAGTGCCAGGCTCGCTCATCAACTCCTACACTTGTCCACAGAGGAGAGGTTGGTTACCTGTGGGACAAGGCAGGGAGCACCCCTGAGCCTTTCTCATCCTCTGTGGTACTGGACAGATGGCCTGAGGCAGAAGATCCAAGAACCTACCAAGATTTCGGCTGCTTACAGGTTGCACCGACTTCTACCCTCCCAGTCCCCAACAGTCAGACACAGGCCTCCATCTCTGAGGCCTGCTTGGGGGACAATTGTTTCTGCCCAACTCCACCCCAGGATCAAATATGTTCTAGGAGGGAGCCTGCAAGCAGTAATAGCACCCACAGTGACCACGGTCGAGCCGATGGCTACACTGGGCCCAGGAGGACTCTTCAGGGGATGCCCCTTGGCATCAGGGGAAGCCTTGAGGAACAGGAAGGGGATGGTGGTGTGACGCCCAGTGCTCTGCCTTACTCCTCTCCAGATGCTGTGGTTCGTGAGTGGCTAGGCAACATCCCAGAAAAGCCAGCACTCATGACATATGAGGTGGCGGATGAGACCATAGAGGTGCCCAGTGAGGGCCCAGAAGGTCCCAAGGAGGACCTGGGTGATGGCTGTTCTTTGAAGGTCTTTGGGGAACTGACTCAGGCCAGACAGCAGATGCTAGAAGGGGTTACTGATGAGCACCCAGAGCCAGCAGGAGTCCCTGCAGGACCTGGTTCTGTGTGCTGCAAACTGGGAGGTGATATGCATTCAGATGCAACATCAGTTGAAAGGCTCAAGGCTCCTGCAGAAGCTGGAACAGGAGAAGGGACCACAGTGGGGCGTGGTGTGAGCCTGTGTGCACTCCCCACCAGGGTCTCAGCCTCTACACAGATCATGAAGGCCCTGCTGGGCTCCAAGCCAGGCCGGCCCAGCAGTCTACCAGAAGTCTCTAGCACAGTAGCCCAGAGACTCAGCTGCTCGGCTGGGGCCCTCATTGCCTGCCTTGCCAAGCTCCATTTTTTTGATGAGGATCTGGGGCCTCTGGATGGCAAACGGAGGCTTGAAGAGTCCCCTAAGTACCAGGAGATGCTCAACATCTCCCAGACCCTGTGGCCTGGGAGTGAGCTTGGGCAGGGCCAGCTGGATTTCAGCCTCAGGAGGCTCACCTCACACCAGGCTCTGCTGGGGACTGAGGACTTCACGCCCACCTCCTCCTCTGGCGTGGACGTGAGCAGTGGCTCTGGAGGCTCAGGTGAGGGCAGCGTGCCCTGTGTCATGGATAATACCCTGGCTTCCGAGAAGATAGATTTGCCTTTGAAAATCCCCTCTCAAAGGCCTGATTCCAGGAACCAGGGGTACCGAGAGATAGTGAGTCCTTCCACAGTCTCATCCGGCTCCCAGATGAGGGCTTGTACCACCAGCGGGGAAGAGGCAGGcaaaggaggcaggaagcagacgTGGGGCAGTGCCCCAGAACAGTCAGTCGAAAACATGGTGCCAGAAGGGGATGCACAGttagaagaaacagaagggagagcaagaggaagcCTACAGGAAAACAGTGTCCTCGGAGAAGGGCTTCCAGAAGAAGGGACTAGGGTCTGCAGCCAGGGAGTGCTTGCAGCTAACTCTCCAGATGGAGCAGGTTCTCCAGAAGACACCAGAGTGCCAACAGATGAAGTAGGAACTGATGGGGGACTGTGGCCCCTAGATGGGAGAGAGGAACCCACAGAGTCCCCTTGCCATTTTGAGGAGAGCAACTCAAGGGTTAGTGAGCGTCAAAGTGCTCACATGCCGGAGCCGGGATTGGACGTAAGGGGCGGCAAGCAAGCCTGCATCAAGGCCAGCTCAGAAACCAGGGAGACGAACACATCCATAGCCCACAGGGGAACTCTGGACCCTGACCCAATCTGGGTGTCCAAGCTGCTGAAGAAGATAGAGAAAGCCTTTATGGCTCACCTAACTGATGCCACAGCTGAACTCCGAGCCCGATGGAATCTCCATGACAACAACCTGCTGGACCAGATGGTAACGGAGCTGGAGCAGGATGTGGGCCAGCGGCTGCAGGCAAGCACTGTCAGGGAAGTCAGGAAGATCCAGAGCCGGGCCgggagggtgtttccagaggccCCCCGGGAAGCCCTCAGAGGCCAGTCTTCTCTACAGACAGAGCAACGTCGGCGTCGCCTCCAGGGCCTGCGTAACTTGTCGGCCTTCCCTGGCCAGGGCCCCCTCTCCTTCACTCTGGAGGATGGGGCCACTCTGAGCACAGTCTTAGGGACCAGGTCAGGTGCAGGGCCTGTGGAGGATGAGTTCTGTCCCTGTGAAATCTGCCTGAAGAAGAAGAGGACCCCTAGATTCCCAAAGGATAGCACAACAGTCTCTGGTGCTCCCGTCAGAAAGGCCTTTGACCTACAGCAAATTCTACAGAGCAAAAAGGACGGAAGTAGCAAtagagaggccatggaggtgtcCCCTCAGAAGACAGGGATGATGTTGTCTCAAGAGGACCCCAGAACTGTCCAGGGAGCTGATGTGAAGCAAGAACTGAGGTTGGCACAAGGGCTTGGGGTagctgagggagaggagggggaagggaagcagaggatgaGAGCAGAGGGGGATACTGAGTTTTCAAAAGCAGAAGGAGATGGTTGCCATGCACCAAAAGAGGATGCAGCCACCGAGGAAGATGGGAAAATCTGCATCGGCACTGCCCAAGATGGCCAGCAGTTAGAGGGGACTGAGATCGGAAAGGAGGAAACCCTGCACCAGAGCCTTAGAGATGGAGACACTTCTGAGGCTCCAGCAAGACAGGGAGGCCACTCGGTGGAGAGTCAGGAAGCTTCCAGAGAAGGGCAGCCAGAGGTAGAAGGCAGAAATccagatgaaaaggaagaaagctcTTGGGTAAGCTCAGAAGAGAGCCAGGGAAGGGTGGGTTCTGAAAACAACAGCCTAGACCGAGAGGGGAGGCTCCAGGACCACCATCAAAGGCCAGGCCCCCACAGCCACCATGCAGCACGCTCCTCCAGGGCAATGTCTCTGGACAACTGCTCACAGGTGTCTCAGAAGGGCTCAGACGGAGACTTTCCAAGTGGAGACCTCAAGTACAACAAAGCCAAGAACAGCGGGGTCTTGCCTGCAGAGAGGAAAGTCCCCATGATGTATCCAGAGAGTTCCTCTTCTGAGCAAGAAGCCCCCTCCAGCCCGAGGCCTCCAAAGCAGGAAAAAGGGGAAGATGGACGGTCAGCTTGTACCCAGGTTGGGGGTAGGGTAGATGGCTTTGGCCAGGAGGACTTAGATTTCTAG